CGGGGGCAGCGGGCGTTCGGCCTCCTGGGCCGCCGCTCCTCCCGCCGTGAGCGCCAGGGTGAGGCCAGCGATCGTGGTGTGTCCGCGCATTGCGTGCTCCCCGCTGTGGTGTGTCCGGCAGACATAATGGGAAGGGCGGCCCCAGTCGGCGAGTTCCGCCGGCGTCCCGGGAGGCGCAGGCCGGGCGGCGGGACCTTGCAGCCCGGGTCGCCGCGCCGATACCGTGCGCCCATGCCGGTCTCCTCAGCCAACTCCCGCGTCGTCTTCGACGCGCTCATCGAGTCGGGCGTGCGCATCGTGTCCGCGTTACCCGAGACGTGGCTGGTGCACCTCATCCGACTCGCCGAGGAGGACCCCCGGACCACGCTGGTTCGGCTGGCCAAGGAGGAGGAAGGCGTGGGCGTGTCGATGGGCGCCTACATGGCCGGGGTACCGTCCGCCATGCTGATGCAGAACCACGGCTTCCTGGCGGCCATCAACGGCATCGTTTCGGGCGCGCAGCTCTTTCGCGTTCCGCTCTTGATGCTGATCAGCCAGCGGGGCGATTTCGGCGAGGCCGATCCGT
This Gemmatimonadota bacterium DNA region includes the following protein-coding sequences:
- a CDS encoding thiamine pyrophosphate-binding protein — protein: MPVSSANSRVVFDALIESGVRIVSALPETWLVHLIRLAEEDPRTTLVRLAKEEEGVGVSMGAYMAGVPSAMLMQNHGFLAAINGIVSGAQLFRVPLLMLISQRGDFGEADPWQTEGGIVTPHVLDALRIPYDRLEDPAEVPTKVGWARTLAYAANRPVALLLTRALMWEAA